The genomic DNA TGTGGTACATCTCTTTATAAGCATCCACAGCAAGAAGCTTGGCGACGAGAGGCCGCTCGGCCAATGCCCCCTGTGTAGGTTCGTCGATCAGCAGCGCGGTGCCGGATTGTCCGGGCAATGCATTTGCCGCTGGATTCCCGTTGATAGCAGACGGTTCTCCGGCCTCGCCGGTTGGCAATCGCAGCGGAGCAGCGGGGTTTTCGCCTGTATTTTTGTCTTGGTTATTGTCAGTGCTGTTGCCTGTTTTGTTGTTTACATCATTGCCCGTAATGCCATCTGTTCTATCGCTCACATCAGTACTTGCATCGGCCGCAGCGTTCTCCGCTGAAGGGTTGCGCCACTGGCTGCCCTGTTCAATGCCCCCAGCGAAGGCTCCAGCCGTGCCTCCACGGTCTTCACCCGTGTCTCCGCCGCCTCCAGCCAAGCCTTCACGGCCATCGTCTGTATCTCCACGGCCTCCAGCCATACCGCCGCGTCCCATGCCCATGCCGCCGCCCATACCGCCGAAGGCCATGTTATAGTCCCAAGGCAGAATCGAGAATACGCCGTCTTCCTCGTACAAATAGTAATTCTGCTTATTTCCGCCGATGTAGCTGTCGGTATTGTTCGTGACCACGTTCAAGGCGATATACTTCAAGGCCTCCTCGACAAAGATCACACTTTCATAATCGGTGCCATGATTGAGCTCGTCCAGCATATCGGTCAGCACATTGCCATTATGGGACTTGGACTTCAATTCTAAACCGGTGTATAAATCGGGATCATCGCCCAGCCACATCAAATCGCTGCCGCTCCCTGTCATTACGCCTTTATACAAGGCCCCATAAGCATGATCGAAATGGCGCTCCAAGTACGCGGTCCCGATCTGCTCGACGGCCAGGTAGAAGCCCCATAGCTCGCCGTTAATATAAATGTTGACGAATGAATATTTCGGCGTCGGCAGCCCCATCGTTTCCGCCAGCTCGTAAGCGAGATATTCCCGCATATAAGAGGCATCGCTGTAATTGTTGTTCAGATTGATTTTTTCCAGTCCGCCCAAGGTTTGATTGACGTATTCGTTAAAAGACAATTTGAAGCTGTACCTGTCCGAATCGCTCATTTGCACCACGCTGCGCAGAGTTAAGTTGCCTTTCGTGCGGATGCCGATATTGTCGATCTGCTGTCCGTTGTAATTCACGGAGGCTGGTTTATATTCCTCGG from Paenibacillus woosongensis includes the following:
- a CDS encoding CotH kinase family protein, giving the protein MTFRLKSALKGLPLGLMCLGLAACSAAHAPASLSSSNHGTAAASAYNPASGSAASQFLDEIVFPKDKVVDVKITIDPDDFQDMLDNASAEEYKPASVNYNGQQIDNIGIRTKGNLTLRSVVQMSDSDRYSFKLSFNEYVNQTLGGLEKINLNNNYSDASYMREYLAYELAETMGLPTPKYSFVNIYINGELWGFYLAVEQIGTAYLERHFDHAYGALYKGVMTGSGSDLMWLGDDPDLYTGLELKSKSHNGNVLTDMLDELNHGTDYESVIFVEEALKYIALNVVTNNTDSYIGGNKQNYYLYEEDGVFSILPWDYNMAFGGMGGGMGMGRGGMAGGRGDTDDGREGLAGGGGDTGEDRGGTAGAFAGGIEQGSQWRNPSAENAAADASTDVSDRTDGITGNDVNNKTGNSTDNNQDKNTGENPAAPLRLPTGEAGEPSAINGNPAANALPGQSGTALLIDEPTQGALAERPLVAKLLAVDAYKEMYHNIIKEAIEGYLSEDSFSARVEQLKQMISEYVERDPTAFYTYEEYEQGVTELLATNAKQVDSIAQQLAGTIPSSGDGSGNGGMGGGMGGRFGAGAVPGIRNHVDAPASAGEQGANPVQSEQGAAAQQDVSPTQSEQEAPAQQGSDPPFGNPGAAPDGQAPLERDQGGRRAQDGMGLTPPEGFGNRGEFWGADQQGRQQQDNTTEAITAGISLTVLLAACAFVLYFRRKRL